The following are encoded in a window of Actinomycetota bacterium genomic DNA:
- a CDS encoding nucleotidyltransferase domain-containing protein has product MNEEGLLYAGLRADRNSILGSDREDVQTAAVSRAIFPANPGCREHLNAIIDAVEVMRLLLGKEILERRGKGLQSELERAVAKLKELGAERIILIGSMARGVVNPYGDIDLLVVMRTQERFLDRLRTAYLSIQPSVAMDILVYTPEEFEDMKETNPFLVQALKEGRVLHAA; this is encoded by the coding sequence ATGAACGAGGAAGGCCTGCTTTACGCCGGGCTTCGGGCGGATCGTAATAGCATATTGGGGTCGGACCGTGAAGATGTCCAGACCGCAGCCGTGTCCAGAGCCATATTTCCGGCCAACCCCGGATGCCGCGAACATCTAAATGCTATAATCGATGCCGTGGAGGTGATGCGGTTGTTGCTGGGGAAGGAAATCCTGGAAAGGCGCGGGAAAGGGCTGCAATCGGAGCTGGAAAGAGCCGTTGCCAAACTGAAGGAGTTGGGGGCCGAACGAATAATTCTCATCGGTTCAATGGCTCGGGGAGTCGTTAATCCCTATGGCGACATCGACTTATTGGTGGTGATGCGCACGCAGGAGCGTTTCCTCGACCGACTGAGAACGGCCTATCTTTCCATCCAGCCATCGGTGGCCATGGACATCCTGGTATACACACCCGAGGAATTCGAGGATATGAAGGAGACCAACCCCTTCCTGGTACAGGCCCTGAAGGAAGGGAGGGTTCTTCATGCAGCCTGA